A genomic segment from Corylus avellana chromosome ca5, CavTom2PMs-1.0 encodes:
- the LOC132180559 gene encoding small ribosomal subunit protein uS7cz/uS7cy, which yields MSRRGTAEEKTAKSDPIYRNRLVNMLVNRILKHGKKSLAYQIIYRAMKKIQQKTETNPLSVLRQAIRGVTPDIAVKARRVGGSTHQVPIEIGSAQGKALAIRWLLGASRKRPGRNMAFKLSSELVDAAKGSGDAIRKKEETHRMAEANRAFAHFR from the coding sequence ATGTCACGTCGAGGTACTGCAGAAGAAAAAACTGCAAAATCCGATCCAATTTATCGTAATCGATTAGTTAACATGTTGGTTAACCGTATTCTGAAACACGGAAAAAAATCATTGGCTTATCAAATTATCTATCGAGCTATGAAAAAGATTCAACAAAAGACAGAAACGAATCCGCTATCTGTTTTACGTCAAGCAATACGTGGAGTAACTCCCGACATAGCAGTAAAAGCAAGACGTGTAGGCGGATCGACTCATCAAGTTCCCATTGAAATAGGATCCGCACAAGGAAAAGCACTTGCCATTCGTTGGTTATTAGGGGCATCCCGAAAACGCCCGGGTCGAAATATGGCTTTCAAGTTAAGTTCCGAATTAGTGGATGCTGCCAAAGGGAGTGGCGATGCCATACGTAAAAAGGAAGAGACTCATAGAATGGCAGAGGCAAATAGAGCTTTTGCACATTTTCGTTAA
- the LOC132180560 gene encoding NAD(P)H-quinone oxidoreductase subunit 2 A, chloroplastic, which translates to MIWHVQNENFILDSTRIFMKAFHLLLFDGSFIFPECILIFGLILLLMIDSTSDQKDIPWLYFISSTSLVMSITALLFRWREEPMISFSGNFQRNNFNEIFQFLILLCSTLCIPLSVEYIECTEMVITEFLLFVLTATLGGMFLCGANDLITIFVAPECFSLCSYLLSGYTKKDVRSNEATMKYLLMGGASSSILVHGFSWLYGSSGGEIELQEIVNGLINTQMYNSPGISIALIFITVGIGFKLSPAPSHQWTPDVYEGVRDYECNRSIRRQKDHPKMIISWLLRTNQIRWFYFSIFLTFVAFLSVTSKVAASASATRIFDIPFYFSSNEWHLLLEILAILSMIFGNLIAITQTSMKRMLAYSSIGQIGYVIIGIIVGDSNGGYASMITYMLFYISMNLGTFACIVSFGLRTGTDNIRDYAGLYTKDPFLALSFALCLLSLGGLPPLAGFFGKLHLFWCGWQAGLYFLVSIGLLTSVVSIYYYLKIIKLLMTGRNQEITPHVRNYRRSPFSLRSNNSIELSMIVCVIASTIPGISMNPIIEIAQDTLF; encoded by the exons ATGATCTGGCATGTACAGAATGAAAACTTCATTCTCGATTCTACGAGAATTTTTATGAAAGCCTTTCATTTGCTTCTCTTCGATGGAAGTTTTATTTTCCCAGAATGTATCCTAATTTTTGGCCTAATTCTTCTTCTGATGATCGATTCAACCTCTGATCAAAAAGATATACCTTGGTTATATTTCATCTCTTCAACAAGTTTAGTAATGAGCATAACGGCCCTATTGTTCCGATGGAGAGAAGAACCTATGATTAGCTTTTCGGGAAATTTCCAAAGGAACAATTTCAACGAAATCTTTCAATTTCTTATTTTACTATGTTCAACTTTATGTATTCCTCTATCCGTAGAGTACATTGAATGTACAGAAATGGTTATAACAGAGTTTCTGTTATTCGTATTAACAGCTACTCTAGGAGGAATGTTTTTATGCGGTGCTAACGATTTAATAACTATCTTTGTAGCTCCAGAATGTTTCAGTTTATGCTCCTACCTATTATCTGGATATACCAAGAAAGATGTACGGTCTAATGAGGCTACTATGAAATATTTACTCATGGGCGGGGCAAGCTCTTCTATTCTGGTTCATGGTTTCTCTTGGCTATATGGTTCATCCGGGGGAGAGATCGAGCTTCAAGAAATAGTGAATGGTCTTATCAATACACAAATGTATAACTCCCCAGGAATTTCAATTGCGCTTATATTCATCACTGTCGGAATTGGGTTCAAGCTTTCCCCAGCCCCTTCTCATCAATGGACTCCTGACGTATACGAAGGAGTGCG AGACTACGAGTGTAATAGGAGCATCCGTCGACAAAAGGATCACCCTAAGATGATCATCTCATGGCTATTGAGAACGAATCAAATCAGATGGTTCTATTTCTCAATCTTTCTGACTT TCgttgcttttctttctgttACTTCGAAAGTAGCTGCTTCAGCTTCAGCCACTCGAATTTTCGatattcctttttatttctcatCAAACGAATGGCATCTTCTTCTGGAAATCCTAGCTATTCTTAGCATGATATTTGGGAATCTCATTGCTATTACTCAAACAAGCATGAAACGTATGCTTGCGTATTCGTCCATAGGTCAAATCGGATATGTAATTATTGGAATAATTGTTGGAGACTCAAATGGTGGATATGCAAGCATGATAACTTATATGCTGTTCTATATCTCCATGAATCTAGGAACTTTTGCTTGCATTGTATCATTTGGTCTACGTACCGGAACTGATAACATTCGAGATTATGCAGGATTATACACGAAAGATCCTTTTTTGGCTCTCTCTTTCGCCCTATGTCTCTTATCCTTAGGAGGTCTTCCTCCACTAGCAGGTTTTTTCGGAAAACTTCATTTATTCTGGTGTGGATGGCAGGCAGGTCTATATTTCTTGGTTTCAATAGGACTCCTTACGAGCGTTGTTTCTATCTACTATTAtctaaaaataatcaagttatTAATGACTGGACGAAACCAAGAAATAACCCCTCACGTGCGAAATTATAGAAGATCCCCTTTCAGTTTAAGATCAAACAATTCCATTGAATTGAGTATGATTGTATGTGTGATAGCATCTACTATACCAGGAATATCAATGAACCCGATTATTGAAATTGCTCAGGATACCCTTTTTTAG